A single region of the Cynocephalus volans isolate mCynVol1 chromosome 12, mCynVol1.pri, whole genome shotgun sequence genome encodes:
- the CD163 gene encoding scavenger receptor cysteine-rich type 1 protein M130 yields the protein MDKLRMVLLEDSGSADFRRYFVHLSPSTVAVVSLLSACLITSSFGGTDKELRLAAGESKCSGRVEVKVREEWGTVCNNGWSTEEVSVICRQLGCPTAIQATEWVNSSAGSGRIWMDHVSCRGNESALWDCKHDGWGKHNCTHQQDAGVTCSNGSSLEMRLKNGRNRCSGRIEIKFQGQWGTVCDDNFNIDHASVVCRQLGCGSAIGFSGSATFGEGSGPIWFDDLACNGNESALWNCKHEGWGKHNCDHAEDAGVICLDGADLNLRLVDGVTACSGRLEVKFQGEWGTVCDDGWDSQDAAVACQQLGCPTAVTAIGRVNASEGSGHIWLDSVSCQGHESALWQCQHREWGKHYCSHNEDAGVTCSDGSDLELRLVGGGSRCAGTVEVEIQKLLGKVCDRGWGLKESDIVCKQLGCGSALKTSYQVYSKIKATDIWLFVSSCNGNETSLWDCKNWQWGGLPCENYEEVKITCSAHREPRLVGGDIPCSGRVEVKHGDTWGSVCDSDLSLEAASVLCRELQCGTVVSILGGAHFGEGNGQIWAEEFQCEGHESHLSLCPVAPRPDRTCSHKRDVGVVCSRYTEIRLVDGKSPCEGRVELKVLGAWGSLCNSHWDIEDAQVFCQQLKCGVALSTPGGAHFGKGNGRVWRHMFHCTGTEQHMGDCPVTALGAAPCSSGQLASVICSGNQTQTLPLCNTSSVDPTSSAIPEESAVACVGNGQLRLVNGGDRCAGRVEIYHEGSWGTICDDSWDLSDAHVVCRQLGCGLAINATGSAHFGEGTGPIWLDEINCSGRESHIWQCHSHGWGRHNCRHKEDAGAICSEFMSLRLASDTSRETCAGRLEVFYNGAWGSVGRSNMSATTVGVVCRQLDCADTGNINPASVDKATSMHMWVDNVQCPKGPDTLWQCSSSPWKQRPASPSEETWITCANKIRLREGNTSCSGRVEVWYRGSWGTVCDDSWDLDDAQVVCRQLGCGSALEALKEATFGQGTGPIWLNEVKCRGNESSLWDCPAKRWGHSDCGHKEDAAVKCSDIPKTERSPNATGHIAIGILGVLLLAVLIALLLWTQKRRQRQRLTVSSRGENCVHQVQYREMNSCLNAHDLDPGNSSENAYESDGFNAAELISVSKSPSTSRMKKAAILRNTEKENGNL from the exons ATGGACAAACTCAGAATGGTGCTACTTGAAGATTCTGGATCTGCTG actttAGAAGGTATTTTGTCCACTTGAGTCCCTCTACTGTTGCTGTGGTCTCACTTCTCAGTGCCTGTTTGATCACCAGTTCTTTCG GAGGAACAGACAAGGAGCTAAGGCTAGCAGCTGGTGAAAGCAAGTGTAGTGGGAGAGTTGAAGTGAAAGTCCGAGAGGAGTGGGGAACAGTGTGTAATAACGGCTGGAGCACGGAGGAGGTCTCTGTGATTTGCAGGCAACTGGGATGTCCAACTGCTATCCAAGCCACTGAATGGGTTAACTCCAGTGCAGGTTCTGGGCGCATTTGGATGGATCATGTTTCTTGTCGAGGGAATGAATCAGCCCTTTGGGACTGTAAACATGATGGATGGGGAAAACATAACTGTACTCACCAACAGGACGCTGGAGTGACCTGCTCAA ATGGGTCCAGTTTGGAGATGAGGCTGAAGAATGGAAGAAACCGGTGTTCAGGAAGAATAGAGATCAAATTTCAGGGACAGTGGGGAACAGTGTGTGACGACAACTTTAACATAGATCATGCTTCTGTGGTCTGTAGACAACTTGGATGTGGAAGTGCTATTGGTTTCTCTGGTTCAGCTACTTTTGGAGAAGGTTCTGGACCGATCTGGTTTGATGACCTTGCATGCAATGGGAATGAGTCAGCTCTCTGGAACTGCAAACACGAAGGATGGGGAAAGCACAACTGTGACCATGCTGAGGACGCTGGCGTGATTTGCTTAG ATGGAGCAGATCTGAACCTGAGACTGGTAGATGGAGTCACTGCATGTTCAGGAAGATTAGAAGTGAAATTCCAAGGAGAATGGGGGACAGTGTGTGATGATGGCTGGGACAGTCAGGATGCCGCTGTGGCGTGTCAGCAACTGGGATGTCCAACTGCCGTCACTGCCATCGGTCGAGTTAATGCCAGTGAGGGATCTGGACACATTTGGCTTGACAGTGTTTCCTGCCAGGGGCATGAATCTGCTCTCTGGCAGTGTCAACACCGCGAATGGGGCAAGCATTATTGCAGTCACAATGAAGACGCGGGTGTGACATGTTCTG ATGGTTCAGATCTGGAGCTGAGACTTGTAGGTGGAGGCAGCCGCTGTGCTGGGACAGTGGAGGTGGAAATTCAGAAACTGTTAGGGAAGGTGTGTGACAGAGGCTGGGGACTGAAAGAATCTGATATAGTTTGCAAGCAGCTGGGGTGTGGATCTGCACTCAAAACATCCTATCAAGTGTATTCCAAAATTAAGGCTACAGACATATGGCTGTTTGTAAGCAGCTGTAATGGAAATGAAACTTCTCTTTGGGACTGCAAAAATTGGCAGTGGGGTGGACTTCCCTGTGAAAACTATGAAGAAGTCAAAATTACCTGCTCAG CCCACAGGGAACCCAGACTGGTTGGAGGGGACATTCCCTGCTCGGGTCGTGTGGAAGTGAAACATGGTGATACGTGGGGCTCCGTCTGCGATTCGGACCTCTCCCTGGAAGCTGCCAGTGTGCTATGCAGGGAATTACAATGTGGCACAGTCGTCTCCATCCTGGGAGGAGCTCACTTTGGAGAAGGAAATGGACAGATTTGGGCTGAAGAATTCCAGTGTGAGGGGCACGAGTCCCACCTTTCACTCTGCCCAGTAGCGCCCCGCCCAGATAGGACTTGCAGCCACAAAAGGGATGTTGGAGTAGTTTGCTCAA GATACACAGAAATCCGCTTGGTGGATGGCAAGTCCCCATGTGAGGGGAGAGTGGAGCTCAAGGTGCTTGGGGCCTGGGGGTCTCTCTGCAACTCTCACTGGGATATAGAAGATGCCCAAGTTTTTTGCCAGCAGCTTAAATGTGGAGTTGCCCTTTCTACGCCAGGAGGAGCACATTTTGGGAAAGGAAATGGTCGGGTCTGGAGGCACATGTTTCACTGCACTGGGACTGAGCAGCACATGGGAGATTGTCCCGTAACTGCTCTGGGTGCAGCACCATGTTCTTCAGGTCAACTGGCCTCCGTAATCTGCTCAG GAAACCAGACCCAGACGCTACCTCTGTGCAATACATCATCTGTAGACCCAACAAGCTCTGCCATTCCAGAAGAAAGTGCTGTTGCCTGCGTAG ggaATGGTCAACTTCGCCTGGTAAATGGAGGAGATCGCTGTGCTGGGAGAGTGGAGATTTATCATGAGGGCTCCTGGGGCACCATCTGTGATGACAGCTGGGACCTGAGTGATGCCCATGTGGTGTGCAGACAGCTGGGCTGTGGACTGGCCATTAATGCCACTGGTTCTGCTCATTTCGGGGAAGGAACAGGACCCATCTGGCTGGACGAGATAAACTGCAGTGGAAGAGAATCTCATATTTGGCAGTGTCACTCACATGGCTGGGGGCGGCACAACTGCAGGCACAAGGAGGATGCAGGAGCCATCTGTTCAG AGTTCATGTCCCTGAGACTGGCCAGTGACACCAGCAGAGAGACCTGTGCAGGGCGACTGGAAGTTTTTTACAATGGAGCGTGGGGCAGCGTTGGCAGGAGTAACATGTCTGCGACCACCGTGGGGGTGGTATGCAGGCAGCTGGACTGTGCAGACACAGGGAATATCAACCCTGCATCTGTAGACAAGGCAACGTCCATGCACATGTGGGTGGACAATGTGCAGTGTCCAAAAGGACCTGACACGTTATGGCAGTGCTCATCATCTCCGTGGAAGCAGAGACCGGCCAGCCCCTCAGAGGAGACCTGGATCACATGTGCCA ATAAGATAAGACTTCGAGAAGGAAACACTAGTTGTTCTGGACGAGTGGAGGTCTGGTACAGAGGCTCCTGGGGAACGGTGTGCGACGATTCCTGGGACCTGGATGATGCTCAGGTGGTGTGTcgacagctgggctgtggctcAGCTCTGGAAGCACTAAAAGAAGCGACATTTGGTCAAGGGACTGGACCCATATGGCTCAACGAAGTGAAGTGCAGAGGGAATGAATCCTCCTTGTGGGACTGTCCTGCCAAACGCTGGGGGCACAGTGACTGTGGGCACAAGGAAGACGCTGCTGTGAAGTGCTCAG ATATTCCAAAGACCGAAAGATCACCAAATGCCACAG GTCATATTGCCATCGGGATCCTTGGGGTCCTTCTGCTGGCAGTTCTCATCGCATTGCTCTTGTGGACtcagaaaagaagacagagacaGCGGCTTACAG